A genomic region of Metopolophium dirhodum isolate CAU chromosome 1, ASM1992520v1, whole genome shotgun sequence contains the following coding sequences:
- the LOC132951371 gene encoding zinc finger MYM-type protein 1-like, with translation MEIENRKCICGKRRANLNNTNWSRHLASCKKVKLSLTSQSVSSFFKKSRPTSDTDYPALTNNRKETQNNVPALLNNCLIGQQNDDDELESKNPDIESSTAIEINGASSSQVVTLVPSAYKELNDLSNDPAILSQIENIDPGLISYFLKMGAAQPLPTELPDKQFPRDHNGRSFHESWYWNKRSTGEVLQRKWLSYSIKNKKIYCLYCALFARNNKPNWTRHGFSNWNKGTTSIIMHETSEAHIMASIKAAYRQVEYPLIHSMKESSIANIAFNKEIVKHLIDLTMYLGRHSLPFRGHREGWQENIRGNYKDLVLLLSKYSPVLSSYVTSVELKGRKTYNFISWQRQNQLIEAIYRNIHDVIKKEILTAVFFSISLDTTFDVSRKEQLSLVIRYINKENGTVCERLVALRETVLTTGKHLLTMLDTICLEMSLDWRTNLVGQSYDGAASMKGSYNGLQSLVKKENPCAVYVWCWAHRFNLVVVDAVSCCIEARDLFGYLETLYDFIGSSKKRVHVYSTNQKTRYPNKLLRRLKRVETTRWSSHSSSLQTVLDTYDAIIDTLFDIKDDPMTDRVSSVKAGSLLDYLLQERFLLTALIFKKIFDKTSTLSKCLQSVDIDLCSAISHVQQTLNTIKTFRKFSFTPLPVNRIRRTKKMPGEISSDQRIIDQIENFKVNTFYTILDITTTQITTRFNEETMPFFKDLSLFSHKRLREVAETNIIPKDAFKGFSEVYGKFVDEESLKHEYIQFSKSYFDFEKIMNLPVKFDDTNKDSWIQFDTDGDDDDDDGLKEIFPTMYTALSIAVTLPVSSASPERAFSKLKLVKNRLRSTMSEDRLEALMIMACELDIQIDTECVIKYFASNSSVLAKLLT, from the exons ATGGAAATAGAAAATCGTAAGTGCATATGTGGCAAAAGACGTGctaatttaaataacacaaattgGTCGCGGCACTTGGCGTCttgtaaaaaagttaaattgagTCTTACATCACAAAGTGtttcatcattttttaaaaaatcaagacCAACTTCTGATACAG aCTATCCTGCCTTAACAAATAATAGAAAGGAAACACAAAACAACGTTCCAgcgttattaaataattgtttgattgGACAACAAAATGATGATGAtg aactAGAATCGAAGAACCCGGATATTGAGAGTTCTACTGCAATTGAAATTAATGGTGCATCATCCAGTCAAGTTGTAACTTTGGTCCCATcag CATATAAAGAACTTAATGATCTTAGCAACGATCCTGCTATTTTGagtcaaattgaaaatattgatccAGGATTGATAAGCTATTTTTTGAAGATGGGTGCTGCTCAACCATTGCCTACTGAATTGCCTGACAAACAATTTCCCAGGGACCATAATGGCAGATCTTTTCATGAATCCTGGTACTGGAATAAACGGTCTACTGGTGAAGTATTACAAAGAAAATGGCTATCTTactctattaaaaataaaaaaatatattgtttgtacTGTGCATTGTTCGCCCGTAATAATAAGCCAAACTGGACAAGACATGGGTTTTCTAACTGGAACAAAGGTACCACTAGTATAATAATGCATGAAACTTCAGAAGCTCATATTATGGCTTCGATAAAAGCAGCATATAGGCAAGTTGAATATCCTCTTATACATTCTATGAAAGAATCCTCCATTGCTAATATTGCTTTTAATAAAGAAATTGTTAAACACTTAATTGATTTAACAATGTATCTAGGCAGACACTCTTTACCTTTTCGAGGTCATAGAGAAGGATGGCAAGAAAATATTCGAGGTAATTATAAAGATTTGGTTTTACTTCTTTCAAAATATTCGCCTGTTCTATCTTCTTATGTTACAAGTGTTGAGTTAAAAGGAAGAAaaacttacaattttatatcTTGGCAGAGACAGAACCAACTAATTGAAgccatttatagaaatatacatgatgtaattaaaaaagaaatcttAACTGctgtattttttagtatttcatTAGACACGACATTCGATGTATCACGAAAAGAACAACTATCTTTAGTCATTCGCTATATCAACAAAGAAAATGGCACTGTTTGTGAAAGACTTGTTGCTCTACGTGAGACTGTCCTGACTACTGGAAAACATTTATTAACAATGTTGGATACAATTTGTTTAGAAATGAGTTTAGATTGGAGAACAAACCTTGTTGGTCAATCATATGATGGTGCAGCGTCCATGAAAGGTTCCTATAATGGACTTCAATCTCttgttaaaaaagaaaatccGTGTGCAGTGTACGTTTGGTGCTGGGCTCATCGGTTTAATCTAGTTGTTGTTGATGCTGTTAGCTGTTGCATAGAGGCTCGAGATTTATTTGGATATTTAGAAactttatatgattttataggAAGTAGTAAGAAGCGTGTACATGTTTATAGTACTAATCAGAAAACAAGGTATCCAAATAAACTACTTCGAAGACTCAAGCGAGTTGAAACCACTCGATGGTCATCTCATTCGTCTTCTCTTCAAACTGTTCTTGATACTTATGATGCTATTATTGACACATTGTTTGATATTAAAGATGACCCTATGACAGATAGAGTTTCAAGTGTTAAAGCTGGAAGCTTACTTGATTACTTATTGCAAGAACGATTTTTATTAACAGCacttatcttcaaaaaaatatttgataaaactaGTACTCTTAGTAAATGTCTGCAAAGTGTTGATATTGATTTATGTTCTGCTATTAGCCATGTTCAACAAACTCTTAATACTATCAAGACATTCAGAA aattttctTTTACACCATTGCCTGTCAATAGAATTCGTCGTACTAAAAAAATGCCTGGGGAAATCTCTTCCGATCAACGTATAATTGAccaaatagaaaattttaaagtcaatactttCTATACGATTCTCGATATTACCACTACTCAAATAACTACAAGGTTCAATGAAGAAACAATGCCATTTTTTAAAGACTTAAGTCTATTTTCACATAAACGGTTAAGAGAAGTGGCTGAGACCAATATTATACCGAAAGATGCGTTCAAAGGGTTTTCGGAAGTATACGGTAAATTTGTTGATGAGGAATCTTTAAAACACGAATATATTCAGTTCTCCAAATCATactttgattttgaaaaaataatgaatctaCCAGTAAAATTTGATGACACCAACAAGGATTCTTGGATACAATTTGATACTGAtggcgatgatgatgatgatgatg GATTAAAAGAAATATTCCCAACCATGTACACAGCACTGAGTATTGCTGTTACCCTACCAGTATCTAGTGCTTCACCTGAACGagcgttttcaaaattaaaattagtgaaAAACCGTTTAAGAAGCACTATGTCAGAAGATCGATTGGAAGCACTTATGATAATGGCATGTGAATTAGATATACAAATTGACACAGAATGTGTGATCAAATACTTTGCTTCCAATAGTTCAGTTCTTGCTAAGCTGCTtacttaa